TGTCAGATTACAAAAGAAGCTATGAGTCCAGCAAGCAAGGGGTATCTTGAGAGCCTATCTTGACATAGAGACGTCTTTTGACGGCAAGGTGACGGTCGTCGGCATATACCGGCCAAGCCGGGATTTTACGCAGTTCATAAGGCCTAAAATAGAAGCCGAAGCTATCCTTGATTTTTTGGATGGGGCCGAGACGATCATAACCTTCAATGGCCTACGCTTCGATCTTCCGGTGATCGAGAAGGAGTTTGGGCTGAAACTTGCCACCTCCTTCAATCAGGCCGATC
This DNA window, taken from Actinomycetota bacterium, encodes the following:
- a CDS encoding ribonuclease H-like domain-containing protein, with protein sequence MRAYLDIETSFDGKVTVVGIYRPSRDFTQFIRPKIEAEAILDFLDGAETIITFNGLRFDLPVIEKEFGLKLATSFNQAD